A stretch of Gammaproteobacteria bacterium DNA encodes these proteins:
- a CDS encoding glycosyltransferase, producing the protein MKYVVVIPAKNEQDSIRNTLESIVGQTIPPKCVLVMDDGSTDNTPNIVRSMQIQNPVLKHHTAQSDNFYSLGVTWCVYSTKASKYWINRT; encoded by the coding sequence ATGAAATATGTTGTGGTAATTCCAGCCAAGAATGAGCAGGACTCTATACGCAACACTCTCGAATCAATAGTGGGCCAAACCATCCCTCCGAAATGCGTACTCGTCATGGATGATGGGTCCACGGACAATACTCCCAATATTGTTAGGAGCATGCAAATTCAAAATCCGGTGCTCAAACATCACACCGCCCAATCAGACAATTTCTATTCGCTCGGGGTCACGTGGTGCGTCTATTCAACCAAGGCAAGCAAATACTGGATCAACAGGACCTAG